From one Humulus lupulus chromosome 8, drHumLupu1.1, whole genome shotgun sequence genomic stretch:
- the LOC133796369 gene encoding O-fucosyltransferase 13 isoform X1 produces the protein MVARISVKPTLGIAVVALSFSFLLLLLSFYSPLSQTSLPTTSQQLGEKGIWNVRRMFEWRPCKWWLQGHLSALPAQSNGYIRVDCYGGLNQMRRDLCDGVGIARLLNATLVLPKFEVAAYWNESSGFADIFDVDYFIQQMNGFIRVAKELPQEIASKEPFHVDCRKRKGQFDYVESVLPSLVEHQYISITPAMSQRRDRYPRYAKAALCQACYNALRLTRSIEQKASELLEAMPKPFLSLHLRFEPDMVAYSQCEYPGLSPGSLKTIEEAQGDRKPWTGELAQIWRKRGKCPLTPSETAFILQALKIPTNTNIYLAAGDGLMEIEGLTSVYTNVVTKSSLLSGEDFRSMHGNTKAALDYYVSVNSDSYIATYFGNMDKMVAAMRAFKGLYKTLFLSRRAFAEFTSKDFKGEELSQALWEAHRDDFVMGKGSALPDCFCEFKL, from the exons ATGGTGGCGAGGATATCAGTGAAGCCCACCTTAGGCATAGCGGTGGTTGCTCTCTCTTTTTCCTTCCTACTCCTACTCTTGTCGTTCTATTCTCCATTATCTCAAACTTCACTTCCTACAACTTCACAACAACT AGGAGAAAAGGGTATATGGAATGTGAGGAGGATGTTTGAATGGAGACCTTGCAAGTGGTGGCTACAAGGACATCTTTCTG CTCTTCCAGCCCAAAGTAATGGATATATTCGAGTGGATTGCTATGGAGGCCTCAACCAGATGAGAAGAGAT TTGTGTGATGGTGTTGGTATCGCCCGCCTTTTGAATGCAACCTTGGTTTTGCCAAAGTTTGAAGTGGCTGCGTACTGGAATGAATCAAG TGGTTTTGCAGATATATTTGATGTTGACTACTTCATTCAACAAATGAATGGCTTCATTAGAGTTGCCAAGGAGTTGCCACAAGAGATTGCATCAAAGGAACCATTTCATGTAGACTGTAGAAAACGCAAAGGCCAATTTGACTACGTTGAAAGTGTACTTCCATCACTGGTGGAGCATCAATATATTTCAATCACACCAGCTATGAGCCAAAGAAGGGACAG GTATCCACGGTATGCAAAAGCTGCTCTTTGTCAAGCTTGTTACAATGCACTACGTCTCACAAGATCCATAGAACAGAAAGCATCTGAACTTTTAGAAGCTATGCCTAAACCATTTCTTTCACTTCATCTTCGATTTGAACCTGACATGGTTGCTTACAGCCAATGTGAGTACCCTGGCCTGTCTCCTGGTTCACTAAAAACTATTGAGGAGGCACAAGGAGATAGAAAACCATGGACTGGAGAATTGGCTCAGATTTGGAGAAAACGGGGAAAATGTCCTTTGACACCCAGTGAAACGGCCTTCATACTTCAAGCTCTCAAAATCCCAACAAACACAAATATTTATTTGGCAGCCGGGGATGGTCTAATGGAAATCGAAGGATTAACTTCTGTTTACACCAATGTAGTTACCAAGTCTAGCCTTCTTAGTGGTGAAGATTTTAGAAGCATGCATGGGAACACTAAAGCTGCTCTGGATTATTACGTGTCTGTTAACAGCGATTCGTACATAGCAACATACTTTGGGAACATGGATAAGATGGTTGCAGCAATGAGAGCTTTCAAGGGCTTGTATAAGACTCTTTTCTTAAGCAGGAGAGCTTTTGCAGAATTCACTTCCAAGGATTTTAAAGGAGAGGAGTTAAGCCAAGCCCTTTGGGAAGCTCATAGAGATGACTTTGTAATGGGGAAAGGATCTGCTTTGCCTGATTGCTTTTGTGAGTTCAAGTTGTGA
- the LOC133796369 gene encoding O-fucosyltransferase 13 isoform X2 — protein sequence MRRDLCDGVGIARLLNATLVLPKFEVAAYWNESSGFADIFDVDYFIQQMNGFIRVAKELPQEIASKEPFHVDCRKRKGQFDYVESVLPSLVEHQYISITPAMSQRRDRYPRYAKAALCQACYNALRLTRSIEQKASELLEAMPKPFLSLHLRFEPDMVAYSQCEYPGLSPGSLKTIEEAQGDRKPWTGELAQIWRKRGKCPLTPSETAFILQALKIPTNTNIYLAAGDGLMEIEGLTSVYTNVVTKSSLLSGEDFRSMHGNTKAALDYYVSVNSDSYIATYFGNMDKMVAAMRAFKGLYKTLFLSRRAFAEFTSKDFKGEELSQALWEAHRDDFVMGKGSALPDCFCEFKL from the exons ATGAGAAGAGAT TTGTGTGATGGTGTTGGTATCGCCCGCCTTTTGAATGCAACCTTGGTTTTGCCAAAGTTTGAAGTGGCTGCGTACTGGAATGAATCAAG TGGTTTTGCAGATATATTTGATGTTGACTACTTCATTCAACAAATGAATGGCTTCATTAGAGTTGCCAAGGAGTTGCCACAAGAGATTGCATCAAAGGAACCATTTCATGTAGACTGTAGAAAACGCAAAGGCCAATTTGACTACGTTGAAAGTGTACTTCCATCACTGGTGGAGCATCAATATATTTCAATCACACCAGCTATGAGCCAAAGAAGGGACAG GTATCCACGGTATGCAAAAGCTGCTCTTTGTCAAGCTTGTTACAATGCACTACGTCTCACAAGATCCATAGAACAGAAAGCATCTGAACTTTTAGAAGCTATGCCTAAACCATTTCTTTCACTTCATCTTCGATTTGAACCTGACATGGTTGCTTACAGCCAATGTGAGTACCCTGGCCTGTCTCCTGGTTCACTAAAAACTATTGAGGAGGCACAAGGAGATAGAAAACCATGGACTGGAGAATTGGCTCAGATTTGGAGAAAACGGGGAAAATGTCCTTTGACACCCAGTGAAACGGCCTTCATACTTCAAGCTCTCAAAATCCCAACAAACACAAATATTTATTTGGCAGCCGGGGATGGTCTAATGGAAATCGAAGGATTAACTTCTGTTTACACCAATGTAGTTACCAAGTCTAGCCTTCTTAGTGGTGAAGATTTTAGAAGCATGCATGGGAACACTAAAGCTGCTCTGGATTATTACGTGTCTGTTAACAGCGATTCGTACATAGCAACATACTTTGGGAACATGGATAAGATGGTTGCAGCAATGAGAGCTTTCAAGGGCTTGTATAAGACTCTTTTCTTAAGCAGGAGAGCTTTTGCAGAATTCACTTCCAAGGATTTTAAAGGAGAGGAGTTAAGCCAAGCCCTTTGGGAAGCTCATAGAGATGACTTTGTAATGGGGAAAGGATCTGCTTTGCCTGATTGCTTTTGTGAGTTCAAGTTGTGA
- the LOC133796370 gene encoding pentatricopeptide repeat-containing protein At1g52620: MSSKVLLSRIKPLHNPKAYCSPAPPYLKKLVDETIHILKTHDQWEQSLQTQFAESEISDVAHFVLDRLYDVELGLRFFDWATQRRHCCFSNGFAHSSLLKLLARFRVFSEIEEVMGHMKMAEIKPTHDVLSVLIRTYAESGLVDKALELYYVAVKVHGCIPSVFSCNLLLNMLLKLRKFDAARKVYEEMVKRGDGETLSPDNYSTAVMVRGLCKEGKVEEGRRLMEDRWGKGCVPNVVFYNTLIDGYCKKGDTECANALFKELKLKGFLPTLETYGAMINGFCKEGNFIKIDHLLMEMKERGLNINVQIYNNVIDARYMHGLVVKTEETLKTMIESGFEPDITTYNILITESCRQGKIQKAKQHLDEAIKRGLVPSKFTYTPLLHVYFRQGEYSTALELFVEMTRKGYTPDLVSYGALIHGLVVVGQVSIALTVREKMLEKGLQPDADIYNVLMNGLFKEGRFPAAKLLLAEMLDQNIQPDAFVFATLIDGFIRNGSLEDAIKLFNLAIEKGIEPGVVGYNAMIKGYCKAGLMKDALLSVNKMRKECHFPDEYTYSTIIDGFVKQHDLDGALKIFGLMLKWKCKLNVVTYTSLINGFCEKGFSSKAIKTFKEMKSRGLEPNVITYSILIGNFCKGGKLAEAASYFELMLKIKCNPNEVTFNYLVNGFTNCGAAEILKRKEKSKEKEKSMFLDFFETMISDRFTLNAAAYNSILVCLCLHGTVRTALQLHDKMKSKGFFLDSVSFSSLLYGICMEERSHEWRNLIPCTLTEQELEGAVKYLLKMDQYLPNGATFKAMKILQSLAEDSKSYDQVIDHRISVR; the protein is encoded by the coding sequence ATGTCGTCTAAGGTCCTTCTCTCTCGTATCAAGCCACTTCACAACCCCAAAGCCTATTGTTCTCCAGCACCACCATACCTCAAGAAACTGGTCGATGAAACCATCCATATCCTCAAGACCCACGACCAATGGGAACAGTCTCTTCAAACTCAGTTCGCGGAATCCGAAATTTCCGACGTTGCCCATTTTGTTTTGGACCGACTATACGATGTAGAGTTGGGTTTGAGGTTCTTCGATTGGGCTACGCAAAGACGCCATTGCTGTTTCTCAAATGGGTTTGCCCACTCTTCCCTTTTGAAGCTTTTGGCGAGGTTCAGAGTATTTTCTGAGATTGAAGAGGTAATGGGTCATATGAAAATGGCAGAAATAAAGCCGACTCATGATGTTCTGAGTGTATTAATACGCACCTATGCCGAATCTGGGTTGGTTGATAAAGCCCTTGAATTGTACTATGTGGCAGTTAAAGTGCACGGTTGTATTCCTAGCGTTTTTTCTTGTAATTTATTGCTTAACATGCTCTTAAAGCTTCGGAAATTCGATGCTGCACGGAAGGTGTATGAAGAAATGGTTAAGAGAGGTGATGGAGAAACTCTTTCCCCCGATAACTACAGCACTGCCGTTATGGTCAGGGGTTTGTGTAAAGAAGGGAAGGTAGAGGAAGGAAGAAGATTAATGGAGGATAGATGGGGAAAGGGCTGTGTTCCAAACGTAGTGTTTTATAACACACTTATTGATGGCTATTGCAAAAAGGGTGATACAGAGTGTGCTAATGCActtttcaaggagttgaagttgAAGGGGTTTCTTCCCACGCTGGAAACTTATGGAGCTATGATAAATGGGTTTTGCAAAGAAGGCAACTTTATAAAAATTGATCATCTTTTGATGGAAATGAAGGAAAGAGGTTTGAATATTAACGTTCAAATATATAATAATGTTATAGACGCTAGATATATGCATGGTTTGGTGGTGAAGACTGAGGAGACTCTGAAGACAATGATTGAGAGTGGCTTTGAGCCTGATATTACAACCTACAATATTCTTATTACCGAATCATGTAGACAAGGAAAGATTCAGAAAGCAAAACAACATTTAGACGAGGCAATAAAGAGGGGATTGGTGCCAAGTAAATTTACTTATACCCCTCTTCTACATGTCTATTTCAGACAAGGAGAATACTCTACGGCTTTGGAATTGTTTGTTGAGATGACAAGAAAAGGATATACTCCTGATTTGGTTTCTTATGGAGCTCTCATACATGGACTTGTTGTTGTAGGACAAGTTTCTATTGCATTGACTGTTCGGGAAAAAATGTTGGAGAAAGGTCTACAGCCTGATGCTGATATTTATAATGTTTTGATGAACGGGCTTTTCAAGGAAGGGAGATTTCCTGCTGCCAAGCTGCTGCTTGCTGAGATGCTTGATCAAAATATACAACCTGATGCATTTGTTTTTGCCACTTTAATAGATGGATTCATTAGAAATGGCAGCCTTGAAGATGCAATAAAACTCTTTAATCTTGCAATTGAAAAGGGTATAGAACCTGGTGTCGTGGGGTACAATGCTATGATTAAGGGTTATTGCAAAGCGGGTCTGATGAAGGATGCGCTATTGAGCGTGAACAAAATGAGAAAGGAATGTCATTTTCCAGATGAGTATACTTATTCTACAATCATTGATGGCTTTGTGAAGCAGCATGACTTGGACGGTGCATTAAAGATTTTTGGGCTGATGTTAAAATGGAAATGCAAGCTGAATGTTGTCACATACACGTCCTTGATTAATGGGTTCTGTGAGAAAGGATTTTCCAGCAAAGCTATAAAAACTTTCAAGGAAATGAAATCTCGTGGTCTGGAGCCTAATGTGATCACATACAGTATACTTATTGGTAACTTCTGTAAGGGGGGTAAACTAGCAGAAGCAGCCTCCTATTTTGAACTGATGCTGAAGATTAAGTGTAATCCCAATGAGGTTACTTTTAATTACCTAGTAAATGGGTTTACTAACTGTGGTGCAGCTGAAATCttgaagagaaaagagaaatctaaagagaaagaaaaatcaATGTTTCTTGATTTTTTTGAAACAATGATTTCAGATAGATTTACGCTGAATGCTGCTGCATATAACTCTATTTTGGTTTGCCTTTGCCTACATGGCACGGTTAGAACTGCTTTACAGTTGCATGACAAGATGAAAAGCAAGGGCTTCTTTCTAGATTCTGTTTCTTTTTCCTCCTTGCTCTATGGAATTTGCATGGAAGAAAGATCACATGAATGGAGGAATTTGATCCCATGTACTCTCACTGAGCAGGAACTTGAAGGTGCTGTCAAGTACTTACTCAAGATGGACCAATACCTGCCTAATGGAGCAACTTTTAAGGCTATGAAAATATTGCAGTCTTTGGCTGAAGACTCCAAATCCTATGATCAAGTGATAGATCACAGAATCTCGGTAAGATAG
- the LOC133795148 gene encoding probable polygalacturonase At1g80170, translating to MATSSVANILNYGAAGDGVTDDSLAFLKAWNATCNSVTDYSTLLVPSGHTFLVQPLTFNGPCKSPNLYFQVDGGIVAPQGPNEWKANENLMSFVEVDGLSLNGTATIDGRGKPWWDASCRDHPQLQGCFGRMPTMVMFLHCTRVRMQHLFLVNSPQAHILVWNSDSVEFHFLSINSPADSPNTDGIHIQASTNVSILQSVIKAGLHFNLFSLHNKSCDIIHSIGSLGKDGSVANVTNIKVHHVKFFGTSNGARIKTYQVGKGIVQHVEFRNLTFYDVQNPIIIDQHYCFDPKGCQDLPTAVHIDDVSYAGAVGTSASEVAMNLNCSKTVPCTNISFKEIQLKPSKSLKSVESSCNNAHGSTTGNVKPASCLHG from the exons ATGGCAACTTCAAGTGTAGCAAATATTTTGAACTATGGAGCTGCTGGCGATGGCGTTACAGACGACAGTTtg GCTTTTTTAAAGGCATGGAATGCCACATGCAATTCAGTGACAGACTATTCCACCTTGTTGGTTCCATCAGGCCATACATTTCTGGTCCAGCCCCTCACCTTTAATGGCCCCTGCAAGTCCCCTAATCTCTATTTTCAG GTAGATGGAGGGATTGTAGCACCACAGGGTCCTAATGAATGGAAGGCAAATGAGAATCTGATGTCATTTGTGGAGGTTGATGGACTCTCCCTAAATGGCACCGCCACTATTGATGGCCGTGGTAAACCCTGGTGGGATGCCTCTTGTCGAGACCACCCTCAATTACAG GGTTGTTTCGGCAGGATGCCTACG ATGGTGATGTTCCTACATTGTACTAGAGTTCGAATGCAACACTTATTCCTGGTCAACAGTCCACAGGCTCATATACTTGTGTGGAATAGTGATAGTGTTGAATTCCACTTCTTGTCCATAAATTCTCCGGCTGACAGTCCCAACACTGATGGCATTCATATTCAAGCCTCCACTAATGTCTCAATTCTCCAATCAGTTATCAAAGCTG gattgcattttaatttatttagtttGCATAATAAATCTTGTGATATTATACATAGCATTGGAAGTTTGGGCAAAGATGGAAGTGTGGCCAATGTAACAAACATTAAAGTGCATCATGTTAAATTCTTTGGCACATCCAATGGTGCCCGCATTAAAACATACCAG GTTGGAAAAGGAATTGTTCAACACGTTGAGTTTAGAAATCTAACCTTCTATGACGTGCAGAATCCAATCATAATTGACCAACATTATTGTTTCGATCCAAAAGGCTGTCAAgatttg CCCACTGCGGTTCATATAGACGACGTGAGTTACGCCGGCGCAGTCGGGACATCAGCGTCGGAAGTGGCTATGAATTTGAATTGTAGCAAAACAGTGCCTTGCACTAATATTAGTTTCAAAGAAATTCAACTGAAACCATCAAAATCACTAAAAAGTGTCGAGTCAAGTTGCAACAATGCTCATGGATCTACCACTGGAAATGTGAAACCCGCTTCTTGTCTTCACGGatga